A segment of the Candidatus Krumholzibacteriia bacterium genome:
GTGGCCTCCGGCGCTCGGAATGGTCAGCGGCGGGGTCACGGCGTGGGGCGCGGCCGGTACCAAGGTCAGTGACGACCCGGTGATCCTCGTGGTGAACGTCTTCGTCGGCGCGCTGATGGCTGCCGTGCTGAACGCCGCGAGCAACGGGATCAACCAGATCTACGACCTGCCCCTCGACGCCATCAACAAGCCGAAGCGTCCACTGCCCAGTGGGACCATGGAGGTCCGGGAGGCGAAGCAGCTCACGGCGATCCTGTACGTCGTCGCCCTTGCGCTGGCTGCCTTCGTCAACTGGATGTGCTTCGTCCTGGCCGCCGCGGCCGCAGCACTCACCTGGGCCTACTCGGCGCCACCGTTCCGCACCAAGCGCGACGCGATCGGAGCCAATCTCACGATCGCGATCCCGCGCGGCCTCATGTTGAAGGTCGCCGGCTGGACCACGGTCAAGGCCTTCGACGCCGTCGAGCCTTGGTACATCGGATCCATCTTCTTCCTGTTCCTGCTCGGGGCCGCCACGACGAAGGACTTCGCCGACATGAAGGGCGACGAGGCCCATGGGTGCATGACCCTTCCCGTGAAGTACGGCGTGAAGAAGGCAGCGTGGATGATCGCACCCTTCTTCGTGCTGCCCTTCGCCATGATCCCGATCGGCGTCGCCACCGGCATCCTGACGGGCAATGCGCTCTTCCTCGATCTCATGGGGCTGGCTCTGGCGGTATGGGGCGTGTACACGGTGTGGTTGCTGGTCCGACGGCCCGAGGAACTCGCCACGACCGAGAACCATCCTTCGTGGACGCACATGTACCTCATGATGATGGCCCTGCAGATCGGGTTCGCCCTGGCCTACGTGGTGTGAGGAGCACGGAAATGATCGTGGGCATCGGAGTGGACGTGTGTGACACCGCACGGGTGCGGGACCTGATCGAGCGTTACGGCGATCGGGTGATCCGTCGCCTGTTCACCGAGGCGGAGGCCGCACGGTGCCGGAATCCGCGGCGCATGCACGAATGCTTCGGGGGCCGATTCGCGGCGAAGGAGGCCACGCTGAAGGCGCTCGGCACCGGCCTCTCGAACGGCATCGGGTGGCGCGACGTCGAGCTGGTGTCCGGGGAAGCGCAACCTCCACGGATCACACTGCACCGGCGTGCCCGCGAGATCGCCGACCTTCGCGGAGTGACGGGCTCGCACGTGACGATCAGTCACGACGCCGGCATCGCGGTGGCCGTGGTCATCCTCATGGGCGAGCCCCGATGAGCGCCTTCCTCGACGATCTGGACGCGATGGCGATCTCGACGGTCTACGTGCTGTCGGTGCTCGGCCTCGCCGAGTTCGCGCGACGGCGTGGAATGCCGCGGACGAACACGCGAAAGATCGTGCACGTGGGGATCGGGACGTGGGTGATCCCGACCTTCCTGCTGTTCGACCACCGTCTGTGGGCGGTGATTCCGCCCGCATGCTTCGTGGTGGTCAACGCGCTGAGTTTCCGCTTCCACCTGATCCGCAGCGTCGAGGGCGAGACCGCGAATGTGGGCACGATCCTGTATCCGATCAGCGTG
Coding sequences within it:
- a CDS encoding UbiA family prenyltransferase, translating into MSSSTGNPTRPSRWRVYVDFTRPFTLWPPALGMVSGGVTAWGAAGTKVSDDPVILVVNVFVGALMAAVLNAASNGINQIYDLPLDAINKPKRPLPSGTMEVREAKQLTAILYVVALALAAFVNWMCFVLAAAAAALTWAYSAPPFRTKRDAIGANLTIAIPRGLMLKVAGWTTVKAFDAVEPWYIGSIFFLFLLGAATTKDFADMKGDEAHGCMTLPVKYGVKKAAWMIAPFFVLPFAMIPIGVATGILTGNALFLDLMGLALAVWGVYTVWLLVRRPEELATTENHPSWTHMYLMMMALQIGFALAYVV
- the acpS gene encoding holo-ACP synthase, coding for MIVGIGVDVCDTARVRDLIERYGDRVIRRLFTEAEAARCRNPRRMHECFGGRFAAKEATLKALGTGLSNGIGWRDVELVSGEAQPPRITLHRRAREIADLRGVTGSHVTISHDAGIAVAVVILMGEPR